One genomic window of Sporosarcina ureae includes the following:
- the sleB gene encoding spore cortex-lytic enzyme, with protein MKRITKRFLFLLLAGIMMFSFFASHSEAFSGRDLAKGAKGDDVIELQARLQYIGFYHGEIDGNFGFGTYWALRNFQEQYGLPLDGIAGKSTQKKLRGISDYDEKYVKGQIAKGNQFTYYGGQSLESQVKKGSVPHKQSQTQMQAPPKYTDQDINLLANAVYGEARGEPYEGQVAVAAVILNRVEHPDFPDSIGGVIFQPGAFTAVADGQIWLTPNERAKEAVIDAINGWDPSENAIYYFNPITATSKWIWSRPQIKKIGLHIFCD; from the coding sequence ATGAAGCGAATTACAAAACGCTTCCTATTTTTATTACTGGCAGGCATCATGATGTTTTCTTTCTTTGCGAGTCATAGTGAAGCGTTCAGTGGACGTGACTTAGCGAAAGGTGCAAAAGGGGACGATGTAATTGAATTGCAAGCAAGGCTCCAATATATCGGTTTCTATCATGGAGAAATTGATGGTAATTTCGGTTTCGGGACGTACTGGGCATTACGCAATTTCCAGGAGCAATACGGTTTACCACTTGACGGGATAGCGGGTAAAAGCACGCAGAAGAAGTTGCGAGGAATTTCAGATTACGATGAAAAGTATGTAAAAGGGCAGATAGCGAAAGGAAATCAATTTACCTATTACGGTGGACAGTCGCTAGAATCCCAAGTGAAAAAGGGGAGTGTCCCGCACAAGCAGTCGCAAACCCAAATGCAAGCACCGCCTAAATATACTGACCAGGATATTAATTTATTGGCCAATGCAGTGTATGGTGAAGCACGTGGCGAGCCATACGAAGGACAAGTGGCGGTAGCGGCAGTTATTTTAAACCGTGTCGAACATCCAGATTTTCCTGATTCAATTGGCGGCGTCATCTTTCAACCGGGAGCGTTTACTGCGGTTGCGGATGGACAAATTTGGCTGACACCGAATGAACGTGCGAAAGAAGCCGTTATTGATGCAATCAACGGTTGGGATCCTTCAGAAAATGCAATTTACTATTTCAATCCAATCACAGCAACTAGTAAATGGATTTGGTCAAGGCCACAAATTAAGAAAATCGGTTTACACATATTTTGTGACTAA
- a CDS encoding PepSY1/2 domain-containing protein encodes MKRMIFILTYSFIVLGIYTFGTVRENEDLSIALNGQYSKSMTDASQKLGELEEAVNKSLLFEDQKSSAKEREDIWRLSSDIKSSISSLPVDESFSTSWMNYLGRLGNFAKQSTENGDADEYYGVMQRASENLDELTSEWQLATKDMFSRKMSISNWEKKLRDSPDGKANWSKMGESVMEYTEAVFPLTASESDAKKKKELRDIKEKKISEDEAIQKFKKLLPTVSNDIIAAERSRKGAPYPFYHIRYAENSSIGYIDITEKGGHVLSYLMERRMGKPTVSYEELEKLADEFLKKANYTDLVLEEARENDNAWHFVFVRVDPENDAKVFSDPIHIKLAKDNGEVIGLNASEYIRKEQPKPQPIRTAEWHTFFRPDVTVMAQELAYVENSQMEQRLAHYLTVVSGEENLETYKILVDTETLEVITTEKQ; translated from the coding sequence ATGAAACGAATGATTTTCATTCTGACCTATTCATTTATTGTATTGGGAATATATACGTTTGGAACAGTGCGTGAAAATGAAGATTTATCAATTGCATTGAATGGCCAATATTCCAAAAGTATGACAGATGCCTCACAAAAACTAGGTGAGTTGGAAGAGGCAGTAAATAAGTCATTATTATTTGAAGATCAAAAAAGTTCTGCAAAGGAAAGAGAAGATATTTGGCGTTTGTCATCAGATATCAAATCATCCATATCCTCACTTCCTGTAGATGAAAGTTTCTCTACTTCCTGGATGAATTATTTAGGAAGATTAGGGAATTTCGCAAAGCAATCTACAGAGAACGGCGACGCTGACGAATACTATGGCGTGATGCAACGCGCTTCAGAAAATCTGGATGAACTAACGAGTGAATGGCAGTTAGCGACAAAAGATATGTTTTCAAGAAAAATGTCAATCAGCAACTGGGAAAAAAAGTTGCGTGATTCACCTGATGGAAAGGCGAATTGGTCGAAAATGGGAGAGTCTGTCATGGAATATACAGAAGCAGTATTCCCTCTAACGGCTAGTGAGTCTGATGCGAAGAAGAAAAAAGAGTTGCGTGATATTAAGGAAAAGAAAATTAGCGAAGACGAGGCAATTCAAAAATTCAAAAAGCTTCTGCCGACTGTATCGAATGATATCATTGCAGCGGAAAGAAGTAGAAAAGGGGCTCCATATCCATTTTATCATATCCGTTATGCGGAAAATTCTTCAATTGGCTATATAGATATAACTGAAAAAGGTGGACATGTTCTGTCGTATCTCATGGAGCGTCGCATGGGTAAGCCTACAGTTTCCTATGAAGAATTAGAGAAGCTGGCTGATGAGTTTTTAAAGAAGGCGAATTATACGGATTTGGTTTTAGAAGAGGCGAGAGAGAATGATAACGCGTGGCATTTTGTTTTCGTCCGGGTGGATCCTGAAAATGATGCCAAAGTATTTTCAGATCCAATTCATATCAAATTAGCAAAAGACAACGGGGAAGTGATCGGTCTGAATGCATCGGAATACATTCGTAAAGAACAGCCAAAACCACAGCCTATTCGTACAGCGGAGTGGCATACGTTCTTTAGACCGGATGTTACAGTAATGGCTCAGGAGCTTGCCTATGTAGAAAATAGTCAAATGGAGCAACGCCTTGCGCATTATTTAACTGTCGTTTCAGGTGAAGAAAATTTAGAGACATATAAGATTCTCGTTGATACGGAGACATTAGAAGTGATTACGACAGAAAAACAATAA